The following proteins are co-located in the Gossypium hirsutum isolate 1008001.06 chromosome A02, Gossypium_hirsutum_v2.1, whole genome shotgun sequence genome:
- the LOC107951552 gene encoding protein CHUP1, chloroplastic isoform X1 — translation MKQHEPTAKLKPADCKVASIPMSQQRSTTPSSFRVNSKPKDQSAARPKSVPPDTTKNSRKSVMMMNKPKSGDQLPAGGCYHKGRVVEQFGKPRRSSANSSSTTEKNSTVDELKEKLSCSEGLVKDLQTQVMGLRAELDGARSLNMELESLNRKLKEDLAAAEDKIAALSSPQPDPDPHPDQVHLQKRESSGEHQSPKFKDIQKLIANKLEHPKVTRGEARTIKVPPRPTASLAPKDASHQTIAPITYSQPPPPPPPLPSLPPPPPPPRFPAKAATTPKAHSLVVGPVQSYQEKKKDPPVAAAAAAWNQKKPTVISVHSSIVGEIQNRSAHLLAIKADVETKGEFINSLIHRVLAAAYTDIEEVLKFVDWLDNELSSLADERAVLKHFKWPERKADAMREAAIEYRDLKVLEMEISSFEDDTSIPCGVALKRMAGLLDKSERSIQRLIKLRNSVIRSYQECKIPVDWMLDTGMVYKIKQASMKLVTMYIKRVGTELQLVRSLDKESAQEALLLQGMHFANRAHQFAGDLDSETLCAFEEIKECIPGHLVGSKELLAGISSA, via the exons ATGAAGCAGCATGAGCCAACAGCAAAGCTAAAACCAGCTGACTGCAAGGTTGCTTCCATTCCCATGTCGCAGCAGCGGAGCACCACCCCTTCGAGCTTTAGAGTTAACTCCAAGCCTAAAGATCAGTCAGCAGCTAGGCCCAAAAGTGTACCCCCTGACACCACCAAAAACAGTAGGAAGTCTGTGATGATGATGAACAAGCCTAAATCTGGGGACCAACTGCCAGCAGGTGGGTGCTATCACAAGGGTAGAGTTGTGGAACAATTTGGAAAGCCTAGGCGTTCTAGTGCTAATTCAAGCTCAACAACAGAGAAGAATAGTACTGTTGATGAACTGAAAGAGAAGCTAAGTTGTAGTGAGGGTTTGGTTAAAGATTTGCAGACTCAGGTGATGGGTTTGAGGGCAGAATTGGATGGGGCTCGGAGCTTGAATATGGAGCTGGAGTCTCTTAACAGAAAGCTTAAGGAGGACCTTGCTGCTGCTGAAGACAAGATAGCAGCTCTTTCAAGCCCTCAACCTGACCCTGACCCTCACCCCGACCAGGTGCACCTGCAG AAGAGGGAGTCAAGTGGAGAGCACCAGAGCCCCAAATTCAAGGACATTCAGAAACTCATTGCCAACAAATTGGAACACCCAAAAGTTACGAGGGGGGAGGCAAGAACAATTAAAGTGCCACCACGGCCAACTGCTTCTTTGGCTCCCAAAGATGCCAGCCATCAGACAATCGCACCAATAACTTACTCTCAGCCACCGCCTCCACCACCACCGCTGCCATCGCTGCCACCACCTCCGCCACCACCTCGTTTCCCTGCTAAAGCAGCTACCACTCCAAAGGCTCATTCCCTTGTAGTGGGCCCTGTACAAAGTtaccaagaaaagaaaaaggacccCCCagtagcagcagcagcagcagcatgGAATCAAAAGAAACCCACGGTTATTAGCGTGCATAGTAGCATAGTTGGTGAAATTCAGAACCGCTCAGCTCATCTGCTAGCA ATAAAAGCGGATGTTGAAACAAAAGGAGAATTCATCAACAGTCTTATCCACAGAGTCTTAGCTGCAGCCTATACAGACATAGAAGAGGTCCTGAAATTTGTTGATTGGCTTGACAATGAACTTTCATCCTTG GCCGATGAGCGTGCTGTGTTAAAGCATTTCAAGTGGCCAGAGAGAAAAGCCGATGCCATGCGAGAAGCTGCTATTGAATATCGTGATCTAAAAGTATTGGAAATGGAGATTTCTTCCTTTGAGGATGACACTAGCATTCCATGTGGAGTTGCCTTGAAGAGGATGGCTGGCCTACTGGACAA GTCGGAAAGGAGCATACAGAGGCTTATCAAACTGAGGAATTCAGTAATCCGTTCTTATCAGGAGTGTAAGATTCCAGTTGATTGGATGCTTGATACCGGAATGGTGTATAAA ATAAAGCAGGCTTCTATGAAGCTGGTCACAATGTACATAAAGAGAGTGGGAACGGAGCTTCAATTGGTACGCAGTTTAGACAAGGAATCTGCACAAGAGGCACTGCTTCTTCAAGGCATGCATTTTGCAAATAGGGCTCACCag TTTGCTGGAGATCTTGATTCAGAAACACTGTGTGCTTTTGAAGAGATCAAGGAATGCATTCCAGGACACCTGGTAGGATCCAAAGAATTGTTGGCGGGAATATCGTCAGCCTGA
- the LOC107951552 gene encoding protein CHUP1, chloroplastic isoform X2, which produces MKQHEPTAKLKPADCKVASIPMSQQRSTTPSSFRVNSKPKDQSAARPKSVPPDTTKNSRKSVMMMNKPKSGDQLPAGGCYHKGRVVEQFGKPRRSSANSSSTTEKNSTVDELKEKLSCSEGLVKDLQTQVMGLRAELDGARSLNMELESLNRKLKEDLAAAEDKIAALSSPQPDPDPHPDQVHLQRESSGEHQSPKFKDIQKLIANKLEHPKVTRGEARTIKVPPRPTASLAPKDASHQTIAPITYSQPPPPPPPLPSLPPPPPPPRFPAKAATTPKAHSLVVGPVQSYQEKKKDPPVAAAAAAWNQKKPTVISVHSSIVGEIQNRSAHLLAIKADVETKGEFINSLIHRVLAAAYTDIEEVLKFVDWLDNELSSLADERAVLKHFKWPERKADAMREAAIEYRDLKVLEMEISSFEDDTSIPCGVALKRMAGLLDKSERSIQRLIKLRNSVIRSYQECKIPVDWMLDTGMVYKIKQASMKLVTMYIKRVGTELQLVRSLDKESAQEALLLQGMHFANRAHQFAGDLDSETLCAFEEIKECIPGHLVGSKELLAGISSA; this is translated from the exons ATGAAGCAGCATGAGCCAACAGCAAAGCTAAAACCAGCTGACTGCAAGGTTGCTTCCATTCCCATGTCGCAGCAGCGGAGCACCACCCCTTCGAGCTTTAGAGTTAACTCCAAGCCTAAAGATCAGTCAGCAGCTAGGCCCAAAAGTGTACCCCCTGACACCACCAAAAACAGTAGGAAGTCTGTGATGATGATGAACAAGCCTAAATCTGGGGACCAACTGCCAGCAGGTGGGTGCTATCACAAGGGTAGAGTTGTGGAACAATTTGGAAAGCCTAGGCGTTCTAGTGCTAATTCAAGCTCAACAACAGAGAAGAATAGTACTGTTGATGAACTGAAAGAGAAGCTAAGTTGTAGTGAGGGTTTGGTTAAAGATTTGCAGACTCAGGTGATGGGTTTGAGGGCAGAATTGGATGGGGCTCGGAGCTTGAATATGGAGCTGGAGTCTCTTAACAGAAAGCTTAAGGAGGACCTTGCTGCTGCTGAAGACAAGATAGCAGCTCTTTCAAGCCCTCAACCTGACCCTGACCCTCACCCCGACCAGGTGCACCTGCAG AGGGAGTCAAGTGGAGAGCACCAGAGCCCCAAATTCAAGGACATTCAGAAACTCATTGCCAACAAATTGGAACACCCAAAAGTTACGAGGGGGGAGGCAAGAACAATTAAAGTGCCACCACGGCCAACTGCTTCTTTGGCTCCCAAAGATGCCAGCCATCAGACAATCGCACCAATAACTTACTCTCAGCCACCGCCTCCACCACCACCGCTGCCATCGCTGCCACCACCTCCGCCACCACCTCGTTTCCCTGCTAAAGCAGCTACCACTCCAAAGGCTCATTCCCTTGTAGTGGGCCCTGTACAAAGTtaccaagaaaagaaaaaggacccCCCagtagcagcagcagcagcagcatgGAATCAAAAGAAACCCACGGTTATTAGCGTGCATAGTAGCATAGTTGGTGAAATTCAGAACCGCTCAGCTCATCTGCTAGCA ATAAAAGCGGATGTTGAAACAAAAGGAGAATTCATCAACAGTCTTATCCACAGAGTCTTAGCTGCAGCCTATACAGACATAGAAGAGGTCCTGAAATTTGTTGATTGGCTTGACAATGAACTTTCATCCTTG GCCGATGAGCGTGCTGTGTTAAAGCATTTCAAGTGGCCAGAGAGAAAAGCCGATGCCATGCGAGAAGCTGCTATTGAATATCGTGATCTAAAAGTATTGGAAATGGAGATTTCTTCCTTTGAGGATGACACTAGCATTCCATGTGGAGTTGCCTTGAAGAGGATGGCTGGCCTACTGGACAA GTCGGAAAGGAGCATACAGAGGCTTATCAAACTGAGGAATTCAGTAATCCGTTCTTATCAGGAGTGTAAGATTCCAGTTGATTGGATGCTTGATACCGGAATGGTGTATAAA ATAAAGCAGGCTTCTATGAAGCTGGTCACAATGTACATAAAGAGAGTGGGAACGGAGCTTCAATTGGTACGCAGTTTAGACAAGGAATCTGCACAAGAGGCACTGCTTCTTCAAGGCATGCATTTTGCAAATAGGGCTCACCag TTTGCTGGAGATCTTGATTCAGAAACACTGTGTGCTTTTGAAGAGATCAAGGAATGCATTCCAGGACACCTGGTAGGATCCAAAGAATTGTTGGCGGGAATATCGTCAGCCTGA
- the LOC107951551 gene encoding 5'-nucleotidase domain-containing protein 4 isoform X1: MPNLTVLSWPNLQSLAMATTNLQFLQNPFPRPTFSSKYLVMRAPKMVFKCGCSSSSSVGGDAFSLTSSSKCDVDYLGESTKGDLNINLKHLENFGLDGQATLEGPIEQVARLEAEEAGSLLRDLGIPSPSAARLSPRGIFCTRTLNLRSISAIGYDMDYTLIHYNVMAWEGRAYDYCMENLKSMGFPVEGLAFDPDLVIRGLVIDKEKGNLVKADRFGYVKRAMHGTKMLSTRAVSEMYGRELVDLRKESQWEFLNTLFSVSEAVAYMQMVDRLDDGVIPADLGPLDYKGLYKAVGKALFRAHVEGQLKSEIMSKPELFVEPDPELPLALLDQKEAGKKLLLITNSDYHYTDKMMQHSFNRFLPNDMGWRDLFDMVIVSARKPEFFQMSHPLYEVVTGEGLMRPCFKTRTGGLYSGGSAQMVENSLNIHGDEILYVGDHIYTDVSQSKVHLRWRTALICRELEEEYRALIHSRAPRATVVELINQKEVVGDLFNQLRLALQRRTEGRPAQTLAATNMDDRELTESMQKLLIVMQRLDEKIAPLLEADGELFNKRWGFLSRAGLWDKSHLMRQIEKYADIYTSRVSNFLNYTPFMYFRSQEQTLAHDTYSHYCSEHNGSSTN, from the exons ATGCCTAATTTAACCGTTTTATCTTGGCCAAATTTGCAGTCACTAGCAATGGCTACTACCAATCTTCAGTTTCTCCAAAATCCATTCCCAAGACCCACTTTTTCTTCTAAATATTTAGTGATGAGAGCTCCGAAAATGGTGTTCAAGTGTGGTTGTAGCAGTAGCAGCAGTGTTGGGGGGGATGCTTTCTCCCTCACTTCTTCCAGCAAATGTGATGTTGATTATTTGGGTGAAAGCACCAAAGGCGATTTAAACATCAATCTGAAACATCTTGAGAATTTCG GGCTTGATGGCCAGGCCACTTTAGAAGGTCCAATTGAACAGGTAGCTAGGTTGGAGGCTGAGGAAGCTGGGAGTTTACTCAGAGACTTGGGTATCCCG AGTCCTTCAGCGGCAAGGCTCTCTCCTCGTGGTATATTTTGCACCCGGACTCTGAATCTTAGGTCAATAAGTGCAATAGGATATGACATGGACTACACTTTGATACATTATAATGTGATG GCTTGGGAAGGGCGGGCTTATGATTACTGCATGGAGAATTTAAAGAGTATGGGTTTTCCTGTTGAGGGACTTGCCTTTGACCCTGATTTG GTAATTAGGGGTCTTGTTATTGACAAAGAGAAAGGCAATTTGGTTAAGGCTGACCGGTTTGGCTATGTTAAAAGGGCCATGCATGGCACTAAAATGCTATCTACTCGAGCTGTTAG CGAGATGTATGGGAGAGAACTGGTGGATCTGCGGAAGGAGAGTCAATGGGAGTTCCTTAATACGTTATTTTCTGTTTCAGAAGCTGTTGCATACATGCAG ATGGTGGACAGATTGGATGATGGAGTCATTCCAGCAGATCTTGGTCCATTGGACTATAAAGGACTTTACAAG GCTGTTGGAAAGGCTTTATTCAGGGCACATGTAGAAGGTCAACTTAAG AGTGAGATAATGTCCAAACCTGAATTATTTGTGGAGCCTGATCCAGAGCTACCTTTAGCACTTTTGGATCAAAAGGAG GCAGGTAAAAAGTTGCTGCTTATTACAAACTCAGATTACCATTACACAGACAAAATGATGCAGCATTCTTTTAACAGATTCTTGCCCAATGACATGGGTTGGCGAGATCTTTTTGACATG GTGATAGTCTCAGCAAGGAAGCCAGAGTTCTTCCAAATGTCACACCCATTATATGAGGTTGTGACTGGTGAGGGCTTAATGCGTCCATGCTTCAAGACTCGTACAG GAGGTTTGTACTCGGGGGGAAGTGCTCAGATGGTTGAGAATTCTCTAAATATCCATGGAGATGAGATTCTTTATGTTGGCGACCATATTTACACTGATGTAAGTCAATCCAAAGTCCATTTACGATGGCGAACGGCATTGATTTGTCGAGAATTGGAGGAAGAG TATAGGGCTTTAATACATAGTCGTGCTCCTCGTGCAACTGTGGTGGAGCTTATAAATCAAAAGGAGGTTGTAGGGGATCTCTTTAACCAACTACGGTTGGCTCTGCAACGCCGAACCGAAGGACGCCCAGCTCAG ACACTTGCTGCAACTAACATGGATGACCGAGAACTGACAGAGAGCATGCAGAAGCTGCTTATTGTTATGCAAAGGCTTGATGAGAAGATTGCTCCATTGCTAGAAGCAGATGGAGAGCTGTTTAATAAAAG GTGGGGCTTTCTTTCACGTGCGGGCCTGTGGGACAAAAGCCACTTGATGCGACAAATAGAGAA GTATGCTGATATATATACATCTAGAGTGTCGAATTTTCTGAATTATACTCCTTTCATGTATTTCCGATCACAAGAGCAG ACACTTGCTCACGATACATATTCACATTACTGTTCAGAACATAATGGGAGTTCGACAAACTAG
- the LOC107951551 gene encoding 5'-nucleotidase domain-containing protein 4 isoform X2, with protein MATTNLQFLQNPFPRPTFSSKYLVMRAPKMVFKCGCSSSSSVGGDAFSLTSSSKCDVDYLGESTKGDLNINLKHLENFGLDGQATLEGPIEQVARLEAEEAGSLLRDLGIPSPSAARLSPRGIFCTRTLNLRSISAIGYDMDYTLIHYNVMAWEGRAYDYCMENLKSMGFPVEGLAFDPDLVIRGLVIDKEKGNLVKADRFGYVKRAMHGTKMLSTRAVSEMYGRELVDLRKESQWEFLNTLFSVSEAVAYMQMVDRLDDGVIPADLGPLDYKGLYKAVGKALFRAHVEGQLKSEIMSKPELFVEPDPELPLALLDQKEAGKKLLLITNSDYHYTDKMMQHSFNRFLPNDMGWRDLFDMVIVSARKPEFFQMSHPLYEVVTGEGLMRPCFKTRTGGLYSGGSAQMVENSLNIHGDEILYVGDHIYTDVSQSKVHLRWRTALICRELEEEYRALIHSRAPRATVVELINQKEVVGDLFNQLRLALQRRTEGRPAQTLAATNMDDRELTESMQKLLIVMQRLDEKIAPLLEADGELFNKRWGFLSRAGLWDKSHLMRQIEKYADIYTSRVSNFLNYTPFMYFRSQEQTLAHDTYSHYCSEHNGSSTN; from the exons ATGGCTACTACCAATCTTCAGTTTCTCCAAAATCCATTCCCAAGACCCACTTTTTCTTCTAAATATTTAGTGATGAGAGCTCCGAAAATGGTGTTCAAGTGTGGTTGTAGCAGTAGCAGCAGTGTTGGGGGGGATGCTTTCTCCCTCACTTCTTCCAGCAAATGTGATGTTGATTATTTGGGTGAAAGCACCAAAGGCGATTTAAACATCAATCTGAAACATCTTGAGAATTTCG GGCTTGATGGCCAGGCCACTTTAGAAGGTCCAATTGAACAGGTAGCTAGGTTGGAGGCTGAGGAAGCTGGGAGTTTACTCAGAGACTTGGGTATCCCG AGTCCTTCAGCGGCAAGGCTCTCTCCTCGTGGTATATTTTGCACCCGGACTCTGAATCTTAGGTCAATAAGTGCAATAGGATATGACATGGACTACACTTTGATACATTATAATGTGATG GCTTGGGAAGGGCGGGCTTATGATTACTGCATGGAGAATTTAAAGAGTATGGGTTTTCCTGTTGAGGGACTTGCCTTTGACCCTGATTTG GTAATTAGGGGTCTTGTTATTGACAAAGAGAAAGGCAATTTGGTTAAGGCTGACCGGTTTGGCTATGTTAAAAGGGCCATGCATGGCACTAAAATGCTATCTACTCGAGCTGTTAG CGAGATGTATGGGAGAGAACTGGTGGATCTGCGGAAGGAGAGTCAATGGGAGTTCCTTAATACGTTATTTTCTGTTTCAGAAGCTGTTGCATACATGCAG ATGGTGGACAGATTGGATGATGGAGTCATTCCAGCAGATCTTGGTCCATTGGACTATAAAGGACTTTACAAG GCTGTTGGAAAGGCTTTATTCAGGGCACATGTAGAAGGTCAACTTAAG AGTGAGATAATGTCCAAACCTGAATTATTTGTGGAGCCTGATCCAGAGCTACCTTTAGCACTTTTGGATCAAAAGGAG GCAGGTAAAAAGTTGCTGCTTATTACAAACTCAGATTACCATTACACAGACAAAATGATGCAGCATTCTTTTAACAGATTCTTGCCCAATGACATGGGTTGGCGAGATCTTTTTGACATG GTGATAGTCTCAGCAAGGAAGCCAGAGTTCTTCCAAATGTCACACCCATTATATGAGGTTGTGACTGGTGAGGGCTTAATGCGTCCATGCTTCAAGACTCGTACAG GAGGTTTGTACTCGGGGGGAAGTGCTCAGATGGTTGAGAATTCTCTAAATATCCATGGAGATGAGATTCTTTATGTTGGCGACCATATTTACACTGATGTAAGTCAATCCAAAGTCCATTTACGATGGCGAACGGCATTGATTTGTCGAGAATTGGAGGAAGAG TATAGGGCTTTAATACATAGTCGTGCTCCTCGTGCAACTGTGGTGGAGCTTATAAATCAAAAGGAGGTTGTAGGGGATCTCTTTAACCAACTACGGTTGGCTCTGCAACGCCGAACCGAAGGACGCCCAGCTCAG ACACTTGCTGCAACTAACATGGATGACCGAGAACTGACAGAGAGCATGCAGAAGCTGCTTATTGTTATGCAAAGGCTTGATGAGAAGATTGCTCCATTGCTAGAAGCAGATGGAGAGCTGTTTAATAAAAG GTGGGGCTTTCTTTCACGTGCGGGCCTGTGGGACAAAAGCCACTTGATGCGACAAATAGAGAA GTATGCTGATATATATACATCTAGAGTGTCGAATTTTCTGAATTATACTCCTTTCATGTATTTCCGATCACAAGAGCAG ACACTTGCTCACGATACATATTCACATTACTGTTCAGAACATAATGGGAGTTCGACAAACTAG